The following proteins are co-located in the Micromonospora coriariae genome:
- a CDS encoding ATP-binding protein, with the protein MPGKAWFDVAPSAARLTNSLRDIGYDFPTAVADIVDNSVAAGALRVEVMIEFAGSKTRVYIADDGRGMSPGALLEGLRLGTRRSYKTGDLGRYGLGLKTASLSQCRSVAVISRSTPDVVRTSARVLDLDVVEEWDQWIVIDPGADPDIARARQWLAEGTGTVVLWRNLDRVLPEKRPEGGWARRRLEALATKTAEHLGIVFHRFLEGVGGRTPLVITVNGQKVRAWNPFAPDEDCLSELPAQRFEIAAGDVSGHVDLRRFILPSRDRFSSPSEFERLSGPLNWNRQQGLYVYRADRLVQWGGWSAIRGIDEHTKMARASLDFSTDLDSAFNINVAKMRVSLPAQLRQMLEVPVNELCGYANDAYRKSARVKAKPLPLDLSASADVRSATQAATTTGLALRAAAMQSGEWAAWQRIAATLRKDAPEIAQSLGLEP; encoded by the coding sequence ATGCCCGGCAAGGCGTGGTTCGACGTCGCACCCTCGGCTGCACGCTTGACCAACTCGCTTCGCGACATCGGTTATGACTTCCCGACCGCAGTGGCCGACATCGTCGACAACAGCGTCGCCGCCGGCGCCTTGCGCGTGGAGGTGATGATCGAATTTGCCGGGTCGAAGACCCGGGTCTACATCGCCGACGACGGACGCGGCATGTCTCCCGGTGCGCTGCTGGAGGGGCTCCGACTGGGCACGCGTCGCTCCTACAAGACAGGGGATCTCGGCCGCTACGGGTTGGGTCTCAAGACCGCGTCCCTGTCGCAGTGCCGTTCGGTTGCAGTGATTTCCCGCAGCACCCCCGACGTTGTGCGGACCTCAGCCCGAGTCCTCGACCTTGACGTGGTCGAGGAATGGGATCAGTGGATCGTGATTGATCCCGGCGCGGATCCGGATATCGCCAGAGCCCGTCAGTGGCTGGCCGAGGGCACCGGGACTGTCGTCCTCTGGCGCAACCTCGACCGGGTGCTGCCGGAGAAGCGTCCCGAGGGGGGCTGGGCACGCCGGCGACTGGAAGCGCTGGCAACAAAGACGGCGGAACATCTCGGAATCGTGTTCCATCGATTCCTCGAAGGCGTCGGCGGACGCACTCCGCTCGTCATCACCGTCAACGGTCAGAAAGTGCGGGCATGGAACCCGTTCGCTCCTGACGAGGACTGCCTTTCCGAGCTGCCCGCGCAGCGCTTTGAGATCGCCGCCGGCGATGTCTCGGGCCATGTTGACCTTCGCCGTTTCATCCTGCCGTCCCGTGACAGATTTTCCAGTCCAAGCGAGTTCGAGCGACTGTCGGGGCCGTTGAACTGGAACCGGCAGCAGGGTCTCTACGTCTACCGGGCCGACCGACTGGTTCAGTGGGGCGGCTGGAGTGCCATCCGCGGCATCGACGAGCACACCAAGATGGCCCGGGCCTCGCTCGACTTCAGCACGGACCTCGACTCGGCCTTCAATATCAACGTCGCGAAGATGCGGGTGTCGCTACCGGCCCAGTTGCGTCAGATGCTGGAGGTGCCGGTCAACGAGCTGTGCGGCTACGCCAACGACGCTTACCGCAAGAGCGCCCGGGTGAAGGCAAAGCCCTTGCCCCTGGACCTCAGCGCGTCAGCCGACGTGCGGTCCGCCACACAGGCGGCGACGACCACCGGGCTCGCCCTGCGAGCGGCGGCGATGCAGTCCGGCGAGTGGGCCGCCTGGCAACGAATCGCGGCGACCCTGCGCAAGGACGCCCCGGAGATCGCCCAGTCGTTGGGATTGGAGCCGTGA
- the dcm gene encoding DNA cytosine methyltransferase yields the protein MAADLFSGAGGLSLGLEAAGYQVVIAVDHDEEAIETHRHHHGGMSVDWDLGDPERVRQVAELIKAAGVELLAGGPPCQPFSKAGRSKIRHRVRHGLRDPYDERRDLWRSYLEIARIARPQAVLMENVPDMALDKEMFILRTMVHELESIGYSVEERSVETFRYGVPQFRQRLILVALRDGAAFTWPQEQRERVTVWNAIGDLPEVEGGWRPAGGAEGWTDYDRPQSEFQRRMRKSVPEDDANKIFDHVTRPVREDDARAFEAMDATTRYRDLPDDVKRYREDIFDDKYKRLDENNLSRTITAHIAKDGYWYIHPRQNRTITVREAARLQTFPDWFRFAGPPSAAFRQIGNAVPPLLGEHLAGAVRAALDDPRPVPATTQDIAALLAAWFDSAAVRGLPWLRAETRWQVIQAEMLLDRAPAEVVRFIWPLLARWREPQETVLAEAELLEISKWAGRPGRAGAILELAGRLADNPELLHDDDQLRQVPGLTEAVADLAILVVPAHSEEESEEPVLVTKGVLRVAARFSGDPVDRRNRLTDGRLEIARMIGADSDARRAHLGLVELANSLCRPVDPECNACPLQKLCSESRADPLRLF from the coding sequence TTGGCCGCCGACCTGTTCAGCGGTGCTGGCGGTCTCAGTTTGGGACTCGAAGCCGCTGGATACCAGGTCGTGATCGCGGTCGACCATGACGAGGAAGCGATCGAGACCCACCGACATCACCACGGCGGGATGAGCGTCGACTGGGACCTAGGGGATCCGGAGCGGGTTCGGCAGGTGGCTGAACTGATCAAGGCGGCGGGAGTGGAACTCCTCGCTGGCGGCCCTCCCTGCCAGCCGTTCTCAAAGGCTGGGCGCTCGAAGATCAGGCACCGGGTCCGTCACGGGCTGCGTGACCCGTACGACGAGCGCCGGGACCTGTGGCGCTCCTACCTTGAGATCGCTCGCATCGCCCGCCCTCAGGCTGTTCTCATGGAGAACGTGCCGGACATGGCACTGGACAAGGAGATGTTCATCCTCCGGACCATGGTCCATGAGCTGGAGTCGATCGGTTACTCGGTCGAGGAACGCTCGGTGGAGACCTTCCGCTATGGCGTTCCGCAGTTCCGCCAACGACTCATCCTGGTGGCGCTCCGCGACGGCGCGGCTTTCACATGGCCTCAGGAACAGCGCGAGCGGGTGACGGTCTGGAATGCCATCGGCGACCTCCCGGAAGTGGAAGGCGGATGGCGGCCGGCGGGTGGCGCGGAGGGCTGGACCGACTACGACCGACCGCAGAGCGAGTTCCAGCGGCGCATGCGGAAGTCGGTGCCCGAGGACGACGCAAACAAGATCTTCGACCACGTCACGCGGCCCGTCCGCGAAGACGACGCTCGCGCCTTCGAGGCGATGGACGCCACCACTCGGTACCGGGATCTCCCGGACGACGTCAAGCGATACCGCGAGGACATCTTCGACGACAAGTACAAGCGGCTCGACGAAAATAACCTGTCGCGCACGATCACGGCACACATCGCCAAGGACGGCTACTGGTACATCCATCCGCGGCAGAACCGCACCATCACGGTTCGCGAGGCGGCGCGGCTTCAGACGTTCCCGGACTGGTTCCGCTTCGCCGGGCCACCGTCTGCGGCGTTCCGCCAGATCGGTAATGCCGTTCCCCCGCTGCTGGGGGAGCATCTCGCCGGCGCTGTCCGCGCGGCTCTGGACGATCCGCGACCGGTGCCCGCGACGACGCAGGACATCGCTGCGCTTCTCGCCGCGTGGTTCGACAGCGCTGCGGTCCGCGGCCTTCCGTGGCTGAGGGCGGAAACCCGCTGGCAGGTGATTCAGGCCGAAATGCTTCTGGACCGCGCGCCGGCCGAGGTGGTGCGCTTCATCTGGCCACTCCTGGCCCGCTGGCGTGAGCCGCAGGAGACCGTCCTCGCGGAGGCTGAGCTGCTGGAGATCAGCAAGTGGGCTGGGCGGCCGGGCCGAGCCGGGGCGATTCTGGAACTGGCCGGCCGGCTCGCCGACAACCCGGAGCTGCTCCATGACGACGACCAGCTCCGCCAAGTCCCGGGGCTCACCGAAGCGGTGGCCGATCTCGCGATTCTCGTGGTGCCCGCACACAGCGAAGAGGAGTCCGAGGAGCCCGTTCTTGTGACGAAGGGCGTACTCCGGGTTGCCGCCCGCTTCAGCGGTGATCCTGTCGATCGTCGGAACCGGCTCACGGACGGCCGCTTGGAGATCGCCCGAATGATCGGCGCTGATTCGGACGCCCGGCGAGCCCATCTGGGTCTGGTCGAGCTGGCCAACAGTCTGTGCCGACCGGTGGATCCGGAATGCAACGCCTGCCCGCTCCAGAAGCTCTGCTCGGAGTCCCGCGCGGACCCGCTACGGCTCTTCTGA
- a CDS encoding ATP-binding protein — protein sequence MSYDIANPDPAGTITSLRSFGYSVEAAVADLVDNSVSAGARRIDVYFTWAGPASWVAVVDDGRGMTTEDLVSAMTVAARGSFKARASEDLGRFGMGLKSASFSQAARLTVATSPEAGAAEAVRTWDLAVVSATSEWRLLHGTDDETAETLARLRPDGGVGTTVIWRSLHRFDVDGLAVEDTRAQKQFYTEVTRVEEHLGMVFARFLTGRNRITMAVNGTPVKAWDPFLSGHPSVQRLPAEELPVGSHTVRIEPFILPHPKKLDSEQQEQAAGPAGWLDQQGFYVYRRDRLIVAGDWLGIRGFRRDERYNLARIVVDVPAEADAEWAIDVRKSTAVPPVGVRRHLQRIGTATRSRAAEVLSHRGRIAAREHGAEFIYAWRVDKRDGSIRCRINRDHPLVREVMQGGPDAAVDAKALIRLLEETVPVAALRIMHDGDVADDPEPFLGAAPKEVGDVANRIYAAFVAQGRTPREAKERLALMPPFDQFDGFWQQR from the coding sequence TTGAGCTACGACATCGCCAACCCGGATCCCGCCGGAACCATCACATCCCTCCGGTCCTTCGGGTACAGCGTCGAGGCCGCCGTGGCGGACCTCGTTGACAACAGCGTCTCGGCCGGCGCCCGGCGTATCGACGTCTACTTCACCTGGGCGGGCCCTGCCTCGTGGGTGGCGGTCGTGGATGACGGCAGAGGCATGACGACCGAGGACCTTGTCAGCGCGATGACGGTCGCCGCCCGCGGCTCCTTCAAGGCTCGCGCATCTGAGGATCTGGGCCGGTTCGGTATGGGCCTGAAGAGCGCATCGTTCTCGCAGGCCGCCCGACTCACGGTTGCGACAAGCCCCGAGGCCGGCGCAGCTGAGGCTGTCCGCACCTGGGACCTGGCGGTCGTGTCCGCCACCAGCGAGTGGCGCCTGCTGCACGGCACCGATGACGAAACCGCTGAAACTCTGGCCCGGCTGCGACCGGACGGGGGTGTCGGCACAACCGTGATCTGGCGAAGTCTGCACCGGTTCGACGTCGACGGCCTGGCGGTGGAGGACACCCGCGCGCAGAAGCAGTTCTACACCGAGGTGACCCGCGTCGAGGAGCACCTCGGTATGGTCTTCGCCCGTTTCCTGACTGGCCGGAACCGGATCACGATGGCGGTCAACGGCACTCCGGTAAAGGCGTGGGATCCGTTTCTGAGCGGCCATCCTTCGGTTCAGCGACTTCCCGCCGAAGAGTTGCCCGTCGGTTCGCACACCGTGCGGATCGAGCCGTTCATCCTGCCCCATCCCAAGAAGCTCGACTCCGAGCAGCAGGAACAGGCCGCCGGTCCAGCCGGCTGGCTCGACCAGCAAGGGTTCTACGTCTACCGGCGGGACCGGCTGATCGTCGCTGGCGACTGGCTCGGCATCCGCGGTTTCCGCCGCGACGAGCGGTACAACTTGGCGCGGATCGTGGTGGACGTCCCGGCTGAGGCGGACGCCGAATGGGCCATCGACGTGCGGAAGTCGACGGCAGTGCCTCCGGTAGGTGTTCGACGCCATCTCCAGCGCATCGGCACAGCGACCCGCAGCAGGGCCGCCGAGGTGCTCAGCCACCGCGGTCGGATCGCCGCCCGGGAGCACGGCGCCGAGTTCATCTACGCCTGGCGGGTGGACAAGCGCGACGGCAGCATCCGATGCCGCATCAACCGCGACCATCCGCTGGTGCGGGAGGTCATGCAGGGCGGCCCCGATGCGGCCGTCGACGCCAAGGCGCTGATCAGGCTGCTTGAAGAGACCGTCCCGGTGGCCGCGCTGCGGATCATGCACGACGGTGACGTGGCGGATGACCCCGAGCCTTTCCTCGGAGCGGCACCCAAGGAAGTGGGCGACGTGGCGAACCGCATCTACGCCGCGTTCGTCGCCCAGGGCCGCACCCCTCGCGAGGCGAAGGAGCGCCTCGCGCTCATGCCGCCCTTCGACCAGTTCGACGGCTTCTGGCAACAACGCTGA
- a CDS encoding very short patch repair endonuclease: MTSGSGESAARRPAPLSEAVSNQMKRMRRASTKPELLIRRELHRRGLRFRINHPVLPGRPDIAFTRARLAVFVDGCFWHQCPKHGVMPKNNREWWQAKLRRNVERDREKDAALTALGWQVRHFWEHEDPVAVADEVEQTWRHLRTPPAPVSRSGRRL, from the coding sequence ATGACCAGCGGCTCTGGGGAGTCGGCCGCTCGTCGGCCAGCTCCGTTGAGTGAAGCGGTCTCCAACCAGATGAAGCGAATGCGCCGGGCCTCCACCAAGCCGGAGCTACTCATCCGCCGAGAACTGCACCGCCGCGGCCTGAGGTTCCGGATCAACCATCCTGTACTGCCGGGACGACCTGACATCGCCTTCACCAGAGCACGTCTCGCGGTCTTCGTTGATGGGTGCTTCTGGCATCAGTGTCCGAAGCACGGGGTGATGCCGAAGAACAACCGTGAGTGGTGGCAGGCGAAGCTGCGTCGGAACGTCGAACGGGACAGGGAGAAGGACGCGGCACTGACGGCGCTGGGCTGGCAGGTTCGGCACTTCTGGGAACACGAGGACCCGGTGGCCGTGGCGGATGAGGTGGAGCAGACATGGCGACATCTACGGACACCGCCGGCGCCTGTTTCAAGATCAGGACGTAGGTTGTGA